The genomic window ACCGCCGACGGCCCCGCCCGCCCCGTTGATCAGGACGCGCTGCCCCGCCGTGACGCCCGCGTGCTCCACGAGCGCCTGCCAGGCCGTCAGTCCGGTGGCGGGCAGCGCCGCCGCGTCGGCCAGGGTGCCGGTGCGGGGCGCCGCCGCCAGCAGCTCGGCCGGGACGGCCACGAAGTCGGCCGCCGCGCCCGACGCCGTGATCGGGATGTACGCGACGACCGCCGCCCCGATCGCCCAGCCGGTGACGTCCGCGCCGACCTCCGCGACCGTCCCCGCCAGGTCGACGTTCGGTACGTGCGGGAGTTCCAGCGCGAACGCCTCGCGCAGGGCGCCCGCGCGGAGCGCGACGTCCACCGGGTTGAACGACGTGCCCGCGACGCGCACGACGACCTCTCCGGGCCCCGCCTGCGGACGGTCGACGTCCTCCCGCACCAGAACGCTGCTGTCACCGTACGAGTGGAAACGCACTGCCTGCATGATCTCCCCTATGCTTTGAGTTGGAAGCATGTACCGGGGGTAACGTGCTTCGACTTCGAAGCAATCCCGGCGTCGCCGGTGACCCTGGTCACATTGCTTAGAATTCGAAGCAGGTGGTGGAACGGATGACCGACCCCGTCGAGCGGCTCGGCCCGCAGGAGTTGGGCGCGTACTTCGTCCTCATGGAGGCCGTCAGCCTGCTCCAGCACCAGGTCGAGCAGCAGGTCCAGGCGGACGGCGGCCTCAGCTACGTCCAGTTCCAGCTCCTCGGCCGGCTCGTCGGCGCGGACGGTCCGCTGACGATGACCCAGCTCGCCGACGGCGTCGTCTACAGCCGCAGCGGCCTCACCTACCAGGCGGGCCTGCTGGAGAAGGCCGGCCTCATCACGCGCGGGCCGAGCCCGGACGACGAACGCGCCACGCTGGTCAGCATCACCGACGACGGGCGCGAGCACTTCCACCGCGTCCTGCCCGGCCATGTCGACGTCACCCGCCGCATGCTGTTCGACAGCCTGACCGACGACGACCTCGACCACCTGGGCGAAATCATGACCCGGGTCCGCGACCACATGCGCGCCCAGCCGCCCCGCTCAGCCGCCCCCCGCAAACGCCGCCCACCCAAGAACAACTAACCACCCCCGAACACAAAAAGGCCCCGCCGTCGGCGGGGCCCGAAAAAAGTGTGCGGAAATGCGTTGAGGGCCACCCCGTGCGGGGTGGCCCTCAACCACAATAAGTCCGGCGGTGTCCTAC from Actinomadura rubteroloni includes these protein-coding regions:
- a CDS encoding NADP-dependent oxidoreductase, whose translation is MQAVRFHSYGDSSVLVREDVDRPQAGPGEVVVRVAGTSFNPVDVALRAGALREAFALELPHVPNVDLAGTVAEVGADVTGWAIGAAVVAYIPITASGAAADFVAVPAELLAAAPRTGTLADAAALPATGLTAWQALVEHAGVTAGQRVLINGAGGAVGGYAVQLAKGAGAVVTATGSARSAERLRSYQADRIVDYTATPLVEAVAGERFDVVLNLAPTGPKETAGLAELVADGGVFLSATSPVPEDAGRGVRTVQVYSRSDAAQLAELVARVDAGELTIDVAERRPLADLAAVHDEAAAGLLRGKVVLTP
- a CDS encoding MarR family winged helix-turn-helix transcriptional regulator, producing the protein MVERMTDPVERLGPQELGAYFVLMEAVSLLQHQVEQQVQADGGLSYVQFQLLGRLVGADGPLTMTQLADGVVYSRSGLTYQAGLLEKAGLITRGPSPDDERATLVSITDDGREHFHRVLPGHVDVTRRMLFDSLTDDDLDHLGEIMTRVRDHMRAQPPRSAAPRKRRPPKNN